In Chloracidobacterium sp., one genomic interval encodes:
- a CDS encoding cytochrome C oxidase subunit IV family protein: MSEDHNEHQHLHMNIPKYVGVFLILAVGTILTYTIALYDLDDMFFPGANTFVALLIAFIKMVCVMLFFMHVYWSPRLVRLAIIASFFWLLVMFAFTMGDYLTRGLGVFGQ; this comes from the coding sequence ATGTCCGAAGATCATAACGAACATCAGCACTTGCATATGAATATCCCGAAATATGTCGGGGTATTCCTGATCCTCGCGGTCGGCACTATCCTGACCTATACGATAGCTCTGTACGATCTTGATGACATGTTCTTTCCGGGGGCAAATACCTTTGTTGCTCTGCTTATCGCATTCATCAAGATGGTATGCGTGATGCTCTTCTTCATGCATGTGTATTGGAGCCCGCGGCTTGTCAGATTAGCGATCATTGCCAGCTTTTTCTGGCTTCTCGTGATGTTCGCTTTTACTATGGGAGACTACCTGACGAGAGGCCTTGGCGTATTTGGCCAATAG
- the coxB gene encoding cytochrome c oxidase subunit II — protein sequence MILLNTSWVSLFPEAASTFARDVDLLYFYWLTISLIFSIPIVFAIFTLGLRYREKEKFARTPEIHGSAALEVTWSVIPLMVAMSIFLGGAIVYYNQYTPPTEGMDIYLVGKQWMWKAQHLTGQREINELHVPVNTNIKLTMTTEDVIHDFDVPAFRTKADVVPGRYTYMWFNATKPGKYRIFCAEYCGLNHSGMVGWVYVMEQRDFDAWLSGNTSGQTPVEAGRDLFDTKLGCASCHTGTSGARGPNLTGLFDSKVKLSTGESVTADDNYIRNSILNPASQVVEGFQPIMPTFKGQVTEEQLNSLVAYVKSLSPNAGQTPAASSSETKPAAANATTAADDKTKGNTKK from the coding sequence ATGATATTGCTGAACACTTCGTGGGTATCATTATTTCCTGAAGCTGCGTCAACGTTCGCACGGGATGTTGATCTGCTGTATTTCTATTGGCTCACGATCAGCCTGATCTTTTCGATCCCGATCGTTTTTGCGATCTTTACCTTGGGACTGAGGTACCGCGAAAAGGAGAAATTTGCCAGAACTCCCGAGATCCACGGCTCGGCGGCTCTCGAAGTAACTTGGTCGGTCATTCCGCTGATGGTTGCCATGAGTATCTTTCTCGGCGGTGCGATCGTTTACTACAACCAGTACACGCCTCCGACCGAAGGGATGGATATCTATCTTGTCGGTAAACAGTGGATGTGGAAAGCACAGCACCTGACAGGTCAACGTGAGATCAATGAGCTGCACGTCCCGGTCAACACTAACATAAAGCTCACGATGACGACCGAGGATGTCATACACGACTTTGACGTACCTGCGTTCAGAACAAAGGCCGATGTGGTTCCGGGCCGCTACACCTATATGTGGTTCAATGCGACCAAGCCCGGCAAGTATCGCATCTTCTGTGCGGAATATTGCGGGCTTAACCACTCGGGAATGGTCGGATGGGTATATGTGATGGAGCAGCGTGATTTTGACGCGTGGCTCAGCGGCAATACCTCAGGCCAAACGCCGGTCGAGGCAGGCCGAGACCTTTTCGATACCAAACTCGGATGTGCCTCATGCCACACCGGAACATCGGGAGCGCGCGGGCCGAATCTTACGGGTCTTTTTGACTCGAAGGTCAAACTTTCTACCGGTGAAAGTGTTACTGCCGATGATAACTATATCCGCAACTCGATACTTAATCCCGCCTCACAGGTCGTCGAAGGCTTCCAGCCGATAATGCCGACCTTTAAGGGGCAGGTAACCGAGGAGCAATTGAATTCTCTCGTCGCTTATGTGAAGTCGCTCAGCCCTAACGCGGGGCAGACACCGGCGGCATCCAGCAGCGAGACCAAGCCTGCAGCGGCCAATGCCACTACCGCGGCAGATGATAAGACAAAAGGCAATACAAAGAAATAG
- a CDS encoding cytochrome c oxidase subunit 3 codes for MGFTNTLVLIVSSLTMALTVYFAQVNNRTMQVVMIILTMLFGTVFLGVKVVEYTDKWTHGIVPVEGLNRIVRAPASAPDAAVHDPSGHEYINPRGEFQWREYELVEEMIAKQQAQPSGHFLTASEKVGYFSNGELDQDKFRDKVRIFFWIYFVMTGLHAVHMIIGLGIMLWLLWTAFKGNYNAEYYSPVEASGLYWHFVDIVWIFLFPLLYLLGRHYIH; via the coding sequence ATGGGATTCACAAATACGCTCGTGCTGATCGTCAGTTCGTTAACGATGGCTCTTACGGTCTATTTCGCGCAGGTGAACAACCGAACGATGCAGGTCGTGATGATCATCCTGACGATGCTGTTCGGTACTGTATTCTTGGGCGTAAAGGTCGTTGAATATACCGATAAGTGGACTCACGGCATCGTGCCGGTCGAGGGACTAAACCGTATCGTTCGTGCTCCGGCATCCGCGCCTGACGCAGCGGTGCACGATCCGTCCGGCCACGAATACATAAACCCTCGCGGCGAATTCCAATGGCGTGAATACGAACTTGTCGAGGAAATGATCGCCAAGCAGCAGGCGCAGCCGAGCGGACACTTCCTTACAGCGTCAGAAAAGGTCGGATATTTCTCGAACGGCGAGCTGGATCAGGACAAATTCCGCGACAAGGTGCGGATCTTTTTCTGGATCTACTTCGTGATGACGGGCCTCCATGCGGTACACATGATCATCGGCCTCGGGATAATGCTTTGGCTGCTGTGGACCGCATTCAAGGGTAATTACAACGCCGAGTATTATTCACCGGTCGAGGCGTCGGGTCTGTACTGGCACTTTGTCGATATCGTTTGGATATTTCTTTTCCCTTTATTATACCTGCTTGGCAGGCACTATATTCATTAG
- a CDS encoding ABC transporter ATP-binding protein has translation MTAILRTENLTKSYNIGKLDVPALRGVSLDIEKGEFVAIMGPSGCGKSTLLHLMGGLLSPTSGSIMIDGEDLSKVSDAKRTDIRRRKIGFVFQRFNLFPTLTAEGNLKLAEKIHTGSSNGSSERRREVLGLLKLEDKMHHKPLEMSGGEQQRVALARAVVNSPAIILADEPTGNLDTENSEIVLNMFRELNRKLGQTIIMITHNPEAAAVCSRTVRMRDGLLAA, from the coding sequence ATGACAGCGATCCTGCGGACTGAAAATCTTACGAAATCATACAATATCGGCAAGCTCGATGTGCCTGCGCTTCGCGGCGTATCCTTGGATATCGAAAAGGGCGAGTTCGTTGCTATCATGGGGCCTTCGGGGTGCGGCAAATCGACGCTGCTTCACCTTATGGGCGGTTTGCTAAGCCCGACGAGCGGCAGCATAATGATCGACGGCGAGGATCTTTCCAAGGTCTCCGATGCTAAGCGAACCGATATTCGACGACGGAAGATCGGATTCGTCTTTCAAAGGTTCAATCTGTTCCCGACGCTTACGGCAGAAGGTAATCTGAAGCTTGCGGAGAAGATACACACGGGTTCATCGAACGGCAGCTCCGAGCGTCGCCGCGAAGTACTCGGCCTTCTGAAGCTTGAGGACAAGATGCACCACAAGCCGCTTGAGATGTCGGGCGGTGAGCAGCAGCGTGTCGCATTGGCCCGTGCTGTTGTTAACAGCCCGGCGATCATTCTCGCGGACGAGCCGACAGGGAATTTGGATACCGAGAACAGTGAGATCGTGCTGAATATGTTCCGCGAACTGAATCGCAAGCTTGGGCAGACGATCATTATGATCACACATAACCCTGAGGCGGCGGCGGTCTGTTCGAGAACGGTGCGGATGCGCGACGGCCTTCTGGCAGCTTAA
- a CDS encoding radical SAM protein, which produces MPKASRLSRFTRGVRHTVRAFASTKHPVLVHIVPMRRCNLACAYCNEYDKTSDPVPIDTMIERIDKLAEFRTSVVTISGGEPMMHPDIYRIIERIREHGMIAGLISNGYYFQPEKIKKLNDVGLDYLQISIDNVIPDEVSKKSLKVLDAKLINLSKYADFKVNINSVVGGGVSNPEEALQIANRARELGFSSTVGVIHDDNGLLKGLTPREKEVYREIKKKGTRSYARWNWFQDALVDGGSYEWRCRAGARYLYIDEAGIVSYCSQQRGTPGIPLLEYTAEDMRREYNTEKGCAPTCTIQCVHQVGHLDAWRDPQITAAEYKRRNGGISEETIARVLSTDRTS; this is translated from the coding sequence ATGCCTAAAGCAAGCAGACTCAGCAGGTTCACGCGTGGTGTCCGGCACACCGTGCGTGCATTTGCATCGACAAAGCATCCGGTTCTCGTGCACATAGTGCCGATGCGGCGCTGTAACCTTGCCTGCGCTTACTGCAATGAATACGACAAGACAAGCGATCCGGTGCCGATCGATACGATGATCGAGCGTATCGACAAGCTTGCCGAGTTCCGTACGTCAGTTGTTACGATCTCCGGCGGGGAACCGATGATGCACCCCGATATCTACAGGATAATTGAGCGGATCCGCGAACACGGAATGATCGCAGGGCTGATCTCCAACGGATATTATTTTCAGCCTGAGAAGATCAAGAAGCTCAATGACGTCGGGCTTGATTATCTGCAGATATCGATAGATAACGTGATACCCGACGAGGTATCGAAAAAGAGCCTGAAAGTGCTCGATGCAAAGTTGATCAACCTGAGTAAATACGCAGATTTCAAGGTCAACATCAATTCGGTCGTAGGCGGCGGAGTTTCTAATCCGGAAGAAGCTTTGCAGATAGCCAACCGTGCCCGCGAACTTGGCTTCTCATCAACGGTCGGCGTTATTCACGACGACAACGGCTTGCTCAAGGGCCTCACGCCGCGCGAGAAGGAAGTCTATCGAGAGATAAAGAAAAAAGGGACGCGCAGCTATGCACGCTGGAATTGGTTCCAGGATGCGTTGGTTGACGGAGGCTCGTACGAGTGGCGCTGTCGTGCGGGCGCCCGTTATCTCTACATAGATGAGGCCGGCATTGTCAGTTACTGCTCGCAGCAGCGCGGCACACCCGGCATACCGCTTCTCGAATACACAGCCGAGGATATGCGCCGCGAATACAATACCGAGAAGGGCTGTGCGCCTACCTGCACGATACAATGTGTGCATCAGGTCGGCCATCTGGACGCGTGGCGCGACCCGCAGATCACGGCGGCGGAGTATAAAAGGCGCAATGGCGGCATCTCGGAAGAGACCATTGCGCGAGTGCTCAGCACGGACCGGACGTCGTGA
- a CDS encoding outer membrane lipoprotein carrier protein LolA has translation MSNDRCNMRDFRRYLYIPAISLLFIGILSAVPASAQGPLGEILRRMDEHNKNLSSLKSNITMVKSDAALGDAGTDTTQGTVNYIPKAGKRLRYIRVDWVKPAENMIIVGDEYLIVRPTLSQAYKGNTNTATKQNSKVAGPLAFLSMSKEQLKANYSIIFVAEEQIAGGVRTWHLQLTPKAADKYKQADLWVDGDGMPRQARVTAANNDTTTILLTNISKNVKIDASIFSLKVPDGVKVIKS, from the coding sequence ATGTCGAACGATAGGTGTAATATGCGTGATTTTCGAAGATATCTTTATATTCCGGCCATCTCTTTGCTCTTTATCGGTATTTTGTCTGCGGTTCCTGCAAGCGCTCAAGGCCCGCTGGGCGAGATCTTACGCCGAATGGATGAGCATAACAAGAACCTTAGTTCGCTGAAGTCGAACATTACGATGGTCAAATCTGATGCAGCCCTCGGCGATGCCGGCACTGACACGACGCAAGGCACCGTCAACTACATTCCCAAAGCCGGGAAGCGCTTGCGTTATATTCGCGTTGATTGGGTAAAGCCGGCCGAGAATATGATAATCGTCGGTGATGAATACTTGATCGTTCGGCCGACCCTGAGTCAGGCTTACAAAGGCAATACCAATACTGCAACAAAGCAGAATTCAAAGGTCGCCGGCCCCCTCGCCTTTCTCAGTATGTCGAAAGAGCAGCTCAAGGCGAACTACAGCATCATTTTCGTGGCCGAGGAGCAGATCGCGGGCGGTGTTCGCACATGGCACCTGCAGTTAACGCCCAAGGCCGCCGATAAGTATAAGCAGGCCGATCTATGGGTCGATGGCGACGGAATGCCGCGGCAAGCGCGCGTTACAGCCGCCAATAACGATACAACGACTATTTTGCTCACCAACATAAGCAAGAACGTCAAGATCGACGCAAGCATCTTCAGCCTCAAAGTGCCTGACGGCGTAAAGGTGATCAAGAGCTGA
- a CDS encoding cbb3-type cytochrome c oxidase subunit I, translating into MQTEATIDTGFIEKPTQSYLSNGSTLASWLLTKDHKRIAILYLVSISVFFVMGGLYAAAIRLELLTPASDLFETSTYNKLFTQHGILMVFFFLIPSIPAVLGNFLLPIMIGAKDLALPRINLLSFYIYVIGAVITLWAMIQGGVDTGWTFYVPYSTTFSNTYVVGAGLGIFISGFSSILTGLNFIVTTHTMRAPGMTWFRLPLFVWSMYATSLVMVIGTPVVAITILLVAIERLGHIGIFDPALGGDPILFQHLFWFYSHPAVYIMVLPGMGVVSELIANFARKRVFGYEFVAFSSIAISVFGFLIWGHHMFVSGQSVYASFVFSFLTMIVAIPSAIKTFNWTATLYKGSIQFNTPMLYGLSFIGLFLIGGLTGVVLGSIGLAVHLTETYFVIGHFHYVMVGGQLIAFLGGLHLWWPKISGKMYSEFWGKVAVMVIFVGFNLTFFPQLILGYLGMPRRYAAYPEELQVLNIFSTAGASVLAVGLTMPAIYLTHSLFKGKKAPANPWMLPGLEWRTSSPVPTENFETTPVVTWEAYDFSEDNGLDFEGARKVAEAQAAA; encoded by the coding sequence ATGCAAACGGAAGCAACGATAGATACTGGATTCATTGAGAAGCCGACGCAGAGTTATCTCAGTAATGGCTCAACCTTGGCTTCGTGGTTATTGACGAAGGATCACAAGCGTATCGCGATACTTTATTTGGTGTCGATATCCGTATTCTTTGTGATGGGCGGGCTGTATGCAGCGGCAATACGCCTCGAATTGCTGACACCTGCCAGCGACCTGTTCGAGACGTCAACGTATAACAAGCTGTTCACCCAGCACGGCATATTGATGGTCTTTTTCTTCCTGATCCCGTCGATCCCCGCCGTGCTTGGCAATTTCTTGCTGCCGATCATGATAGGGGCCAAAGATCTTGCTCTGCCGAGGATCAACCTCCTTAGCTTTTATATCTATGTCATAGGCGCCGTCATTACTCTTTGGGCAATGATCCAGGGCGGTGTTGATACAGGCTGGACATTCTATGTACCGTATTCGACCACGTTCTCGAACACCTACGTCGTCGGCGCAGGCCTGGGTATCTTTATTTCCGGATTCTCATCGATCCTTACAGGATTGAACTTTATCGTTACGACACATACGATGCGTGCTCCCGGAATGACATGGTTCCGGCTGCCGCTTTTCGTATGGTCGATGTACGCAACCAGCCTTGTGATGGTCATTGGTACACCGGTCGTTGCGATAACCATTCTCTTGGTCGCGATCGAGCGCCTGGGCCACATCGGCATCTTTGACCCGGCCTTGGGCGGCGACCCGATCTTGTTCCAGCATCTTTTCTGGTTCTATTCACATCCGGCCGTTTATATCATGGTGCTTCCGGGGATGGGTGTGGTTTCGGAGCTTATCGCAAACTTTGCACGCAAGCGGGTTTTCGGCTATGAATTCGTAGCTTTCTCGTCGATAGCGATCTCGGTCTTCGGTTTTTTGATCTGGGGCCATCATATGTTCGTCTCGGGTCAATCGGTTTACGCGAGCTTTGTATTCTCATTCTTGACGATGATCGTGGCGATCCCGTCAGCTATCAAGACCTTTAACTGGACCGCGACGCTCTATAAAGGTTCGATCCAGTTCAATACGCCGATGCTTTACGGCCTTTCGTTCATCGGATTATTCCTGATCGGCGGCCTTACCGGCGTTGTTCTAGGCTCGATCGGATTGGCAGTGCATCTTACGGAAACATATTTTGTGATCGGCCATTTCCACTATGTGATGGTCGGGGGCCAGCTTATTGCGTTCCTCGGCGGCCTGCATCTTTGGTGGCCGAAGATCTCGGGTAAAATGTACTCTGAATTTTGGGGTAAAGTTGCGGTAATGGTCATCTTTGTCGGGTTCAACCTGACATTCTTCCCGCAGCTCATTTTGGGTTATCTGGGCATGCCGCGCCGCTATGCGGCGTATCCTGAGGAACTGCAGGTGCTGAATATCTTTTCAACGGCGGGTGCATCCGTACTCGCGGTCGGGCTGACCATGCCGGCGATATATCTTACGCACTCACTCTTTAAGGGCAAAAAGGCGCCTGCCAATCCGTGGATGCTGCCCGGCCTCGAGTGGCGTACAAGTTCGCCTGTGCCTACGGAAAACTTTGAAACGACGCCCGTTGTAACATGGGAAGCATACGACTTTAGCGAAGATAACGGCCTCGATTTTGAGGGTGCACGCAAGGTGGCTGAAGCTCAGGCCGCTGCTTGA